The Microcystis panniformis FACHB-1757 region TCTATATTCTCGCCAATATTCTAACGTTACTAAAACTTGTTCTTCTATAGATAGTTTAGGTTTCGGTCCCCTTTTAGATGGTGAATTAGAGTCGGCTTCAACACTTTTTACTGATTCTACCATCTTTCTATAGGTTTGTTTATACACACCGAAACGGCGTTTGAATTGTTCATCTGATAAGTTTTGATAATCCATAATTTTGCTAATAAACATAGCAAAATTATAGATGATTTCCTGACCTAAGATCACATTTTATTCTTTTTTCCACTTCAATCTAAGAATTGAGAAAAAAGCAAAACCCTCCATTATACCATAAAAAAATTGGCTCTTCTCGACTTTGTGTGATAATTTTTGCTTATGGAATTGTGAAATGCTTATCGGGCAAGACTTTTAGGGCTATTTTGACGAAGAAACCATCAGTATAGACCTCGTTTCCACACAGAAACCAGAAGAGCCAAAAATTATGCAAGAGGTCTATTGATGAAAACAAGTGTAATATACATAACGGCTGTATTAACTTTATTGGGACTAACTGTGTCTCGACCCGTAGAATCAACAGGAGGCTCTAAAGTAGAGTCTAACCCTAAAAAATTTAACTTAAGTGAGAACAAAGACTTTTTAATAGCTCAATCTGGTCGAGTATATAGGTGTATTAATCGAAGTAACGAAACCTATATAGTGCCAGCTATGACTGGTGCATATGCCACTCAAGGAGCAGGAGTTGGTATTTGTTTTATACCCGTGAAATCAGGAAGATGTATGGAAAAAACTGTTTTTCGTAAAGCTCTTGTACCTTGTCGTACAAGTACAGGGGATAGGAGATATTATTGGATCGCTGCTTTCGGTGGTGAGACACCTTTCATCATATATTAATTCAACTCACTTTCCGCACTTCTTAACATTCAATTGATAATTTTTAGTGATATATTGCCTAAAACCCATTGCCAGACTCGTAGGTTGGGTTGACGCAAGGAAACCCAACAACTTCCTGGAATATTTTCACAATTTTTGTTGGGTTTCGCCTTTTGAGCCGATGGGTAATACCGAAGCAATAATGATAGCTCAACCCAACCTTGTATCTTGAGAAGTAGGCAACCCGTCCCAACCTAGGTAAAAAATACCGCTTTGTAGCTTGGGTGCCTATATTCTGAAAAAGGGCGTGGACATCCAGTTCAACCGAGGTGCTTGACACCGTTGGGTAGCCACCGGAGCCACGCCGTCATCCCGAGGAGACAAGCTCGAACAATCGCCCTTAGGATTAACCTCGTCTTCGCAAGGACGAGTTACCAAAGGGACAAAATAACTTAACCCCAGCATAAACGATGACAGAAGAAAAAACATGGGTAGGGATCGATGTCAGTAAAGAGGTTCTAGATATCTACGTGTTGCCGCAAGGTCTGACCTTGCAACAACCCAACAGCGACGTTGGCGTTCAATCGCTGATTGAACAATTACATCCTCTCTCACCGAGTTTGGTGGTGGTGGAATCGACGGGTGGATTAGAGCGCGCACTCGTATCGGGCTTACAAGCCGCCACCATACCGGTAGCGATCGCCAACCCCCGCAAGGTCAAAGGGTTTGCGACGGCATTGGGGAAAGCAAAAACGGACAAATTGGACGCACAGGTAATCGCTCAATTCGCACGAGCCGTGCAACCCCAACCCCAACCCGTGGTTGCCCCCCAAGCCCAACAATTGAGCGACCTAGTACGACGACGACAGCAGTTGGTGGAGATGCAGGTGGCGGAGAAAAACCGCCTCAGTCGTGCGTCTGAGACGGTGCAACTAGATATCAAAGCCCATATTGAGGAAATCCAACAGCGTATTGAAAGCCTCAACGAGCAGATTCAGTCCCTCGCCCAACAGCAAGCCGATTGGCAAGGCAAAAATGAAATCTTACAATCCGTTAAAGGGATCGGCAAAGTTTCATCTGCCCTATGTTTGGCGGAATTACCCGAGATGGGAACACTCTGGCGAAAAACAGATTGCCCGGCTGGTCGGGGTCGCTCCTATCAACCACGATAGTGGCCAGCACAAGGGTAAACGCATGATTTCGGGGGGACGCACCTCGGTTCGCTGTGGCTTGTACATGGCCTTCAAGGGGTGACAAGGCGACTAAAAGGCTTGCTGGATAAGGCGCATAGCCGTTAGACCCCTAGAAAAATCGGGGTGTTTTCCTGGCTTGAGGCGGATCAAAGAAAAGGCGAGTTCCGAGTACGCGTCCATCGACTCGATCCAGAAGCTCCCATAAGTAAGTAGTCGTGCAAAATTAATTTCCTAGTGAAGATAGGCAAGAGGCAAGGGGCAAGAGGCAAGAGGTGGTTAGCTGACTGACGGACACAAGTGGGTCAAAACCTGACAAGACAAGGGTTGCCAAAAAGAAAAATATCTGGGTAGATAGGGAAAAAGCAAGAATCCCTACAAGATGAAAACCGAGAACAGAATCTTCTCCCAAGTTTATTCCTATCTAGAACAAGGAAGCCGATTTGTGGATAAAAGACATTTAACCGTCCTCAGTTGGATGGTGACAGCCCTACTCAGTAGTCAAAGTCTCAATCAAGCCAGATGGGAACCCTTTGTACAAAGCAGAGCCGAACAAGCCAATAGTTATCAGAGACGGTGGAATCGCTTTTGCCAGAATGGAAGAGTAGCGGTGGAAAAGATATACATCCCCTTAATATTGAAAGCCATCGAGACTTGGAAGGAGAAGGGGGAAAGACCTGACTGACGGACACATTTTTCAATACAAAGACAAGTACTGTTATGTGAAAGCCTCAAACTCCTGAATAAAAGAAAAGGTAATTTTGCCATAATAATCCTGACGAGCTTTGCGAGAAGCAAAACAGGGAAAAGGGTCAACAGAAAATAAGTGGTCAAGTCGCAAGAAGGGACGCGCCTTATGAACAACTCCCGCCAGCCAACGTCAACCAATTTTCAAATAACTCAAACCACGCCGAAAATGAGCATCAACCTGACGGCGAGAGCCAGATTGTTGAACCGCCATGCCCTGACTGACGGACACATTTTTCAATACAAAGACAAGTACTGTTATGTGAAAGCCTCAAACTCCTGAATAAAAGAAAAGGGGTTCTTCGTTACTTGGTATGGTTCGATAGGGGGGCATAAATCGACTAAATCCTTATCTGACAAGAGACTTAATTGATTAGTTCGCTCTAGAGCAAAAACAATTGACAAAAATCGCTAAATGCCTTTCTATATAAAGGTTCCATCCCTTATAACCCCCGTCCATTGCATAACACAAACCGAAGAACCAGAAAAGGTAATTTTGCCATAATAATCCTGACGAGCTTTGCGAGAAGAGCCAACAGGGAAAAGGGTCAACAGAAAATAAGTGGTCAAGTCGCAAGAAGGGACGCGCCTTATGAACAACTCCCGCCAGCCAACGTCAACCAATTTTCAAATAACTCAAACCACGCCGAAAATGAGCATCAACCTGACGGCGAGAGCCAGATTGTTGAACCGCCATGCCAGTTAAAGTAGCAAAGAGAATAGAAATGGCAACAATGAGATAGAGACGTTCTAAACAAGCAGCAGAGCGAACACGAGAATGTTCCCAGTCAAAAACGCCCGATTTACTGCCCTTGAAAGAGATGTTCAATGGGAAAACGAAGACCATACTGCCAGAAGGTGTCAAGGGTAGGAGGTTCATCGCTCAGAATTGCCCAATTATCCTTAACCCCTGGAACAGAGGCTAAAGCAAGATGAGCAGTGATTCTAGCCTCCTGCCAGACTTGAACGTTGCGATCAAAGCAGGCTTGCCGTTTGGGAGGATAGAGTTCTCTGACCTCATAGCCAAAACCCCGACGGCGAACACCGTAAATGAGGGTATCGCAAGGTAAGCGAAGACACCAATGCCAAGTATTTTTCCTGAGCCATTGAATTAATTGCTGATTGGCAAAGCCTCGGTCGGCTAACAGCATGACATTCTCAAAGCCCTGAAGATAGCCTTTGGCTCTGTCCAACAAGGGTTCGTATTTCTCAAAAGCTAGGCTGGCACTACCATGTTCTAATCCCATCCACATCAAGGGGACGGCTCTCCCCCCGCAGACCACCGCTAGATAGACAAAGCAGTATTGATTCCACAACAGAGTGGTATCTATTGCTATACTTTAGACGTTCATAATCTGAGATTTATTAAACTTCTGAAATCGTAGAGTCAGCAAGGAATCCAGTTCTTTTTTATGTTTCAGATGGGCATCATTCAGACATTCATAAATAGCTGAAGAAAAGTCAGAAAAGTTCTCATAATATTTACCATATAAACATTTCTTTTTGACCAATTTCCACAGCCTTTCAATTAAATTTAGATTAGGTGAATAAGACGGCAGATAGAGCAGCTCTATTGACAAAGAAAGAGCCAATTCTTCAACAATTTTACATTTTTGATAGCGGGCATTATCTAAGACTAGAGTGATGGGAATCATTAGTCCTAAAGCAGCTATTTTTGAGCGGAGTTCACAGACTTGAGTTGCCGTAATATAAGTTTCATATGTTACCAGAATAACTTCATGAGTTATTGCATTTAATGCTCCTAAAACATTGAAGCGTTTACGCCCGCTCGGTGACTTAACAAAAAGTCTCTCAAAACACCAAACAAAACCGAGAAATGCTCCCATGACGAAGTGAGCGGCATCAACAAAAAAAACAGCCCTTTTTCCTTCTTTTGCCTCATTTAGTCTGGGTTCTAGCTTTTTTTCTTTGTAGTCCTCTTGTTCATCTGGGTCAGCTTTAGAAGGAAGAGAACCTACTTTTAAACATTTCATTCCCATTGATTTTAAAAATTTTCTCACTTGGGTAGGACTTCGTTTTATTCCCGTCAATTCTTCTATCCTATATACAGCTTCATTTATTGTGGCTGGTGGATTTTTCTCGAAGTATTTTTTGAGGGTTTCTTTTTGAAACTCTAATTCACTTTTAGGGCGATAGAAGTTGATTTCTTTTAATTTTTCTATTCCGCCCTCTTGCTCATCTCGAAGATAGGTTAATAAGGTATTTGGCGAGATTCCTGCTAACTGACAAATTTTTTGGTGCGGTATCTTTTGGCTTTTTAACCAGAGAACTTCCATCTTCAGTTGAACCCGGGGATGGGGATGATGAAATCTTTCATAATACAGTGAGTTCTTTTCTTCTTCCGTGAATTCTAGGTTAATCATGTTTTTAATGAGTGCTTTGCTTCTAATTATGACTCTTAAACTATATTATTGTCCTTGAGTAAAAAATGCAAGTTGTAGCCGTGCAAAGTATAGATACAGTCTTTCCCCCTTCTCCTTCCAAGTCTCGATGGCTTTCAATATTAAGGGGATGTATATCTTTTCCACCGCTACTCTTCCATTCTGGCAAAAGCGATTCCACCGTCTCTGATAACTATTGGCTTGTTCGGCTCTGCTTTGTACAAAGGGTTCCCATCTGGCTTGATTGAGACTTTGACTACTAGACCTCCTGCAAAAGTCTTATTCAGCTACTTGATGATAGCCTAAAGCAAGTTCATAGTTGTAAATGCCAGCGATTAAATTAAATCTCAGACCAAAACGCCGTCTCCGATTCCTATATCTTGATGATAAAATTCTAAATATCTTCAGACTTCTGTGAATATGTTCGATAATAATTCTTTCTCTTGATAACTGGCGATTAAATTCTTTCTCTTCTGAACTTAATTCTTGATTTTTCTTCTTTTTGTCAGGAATCCTACTATTTTCATGCTGTTTTTGGATTCCTTGATAGCCCTTATCTGCTAAACATTCAATACTTTTATCTATCCCAATTTGACTATTTTTCCAAAGGTTAAAGTCATGTATTCTTCCCTTTCCATGAGCGGTACAGATTATCATTCCTGTTTTTTGAGCCGCAAGAACTTGAGATTTTATTGTATGATAGCCCTGTTTCCCGCTATAGTAATCTTTCTGCTTCTTTTGAGGTCTTTCTATCTCATGCTCTGCTACATCTACTACCACTACCTCTAGGTCACTATTGGCTTGTTGAACTGTCTTTTTACCTGGCAGATTAAATAATCCTGATTTCATGAGAATACCTTCTACCCTTCTAGTGATTCGTAGGGCTGTTGTCTCATTAATCTCCCAGTTAATTGCGAGATGGAAATAAGTCCTATATTCCCGCAAATACTCTAAGGTCATCAAGATTTGGTCTTCTAAACTTAATTTACTTG contains the following coding sequences:
- a CDS encoding IS5 family transposase, yielding MTYEKVKNLNPEEFKRFCGVYPETFKDMVKVLAAEKVLQKKSGRPSKLSLEDQILMTLEYLREYRTYFHLAINWEINETTALRITRRVEGILMKSGLFNLPGKKTVQQANSDLEVVVVDVAEHEIERPQKKQKDYYSGKQGYHTIKSQVLAAQKTGMIICTAHGKGRIHDFNLWKNSQIGIDKSIECLADKGYQGIQKQHENSRIPDKKKKNQELSSEEKEFNRQLSRERIIIEHIHRSLKIFRILSSRYRNRRRRFGLRFNLIAGIYNYELALGYHQVAE
- a CDS encoding transposase, with amino-acid sequence MWNQYCFVYLAVVCGGRAVPLMWMGLEHGSASLAFEKYEPLLDRAKGYLQGFENVMLLADRGFANQQLIQWLRKNTWHWCLRLPCDTLIYGVRRRGFGYEVRELYPPKRQACFDRNVQVWQEARITAHLALASVPGVKDNWAILSDEPPTLDTFWQYGLRFPIEHLFQGQ
- a CDS encoding IS630 family transposase, yielding MINLEFTEEEKNSLYYERFHHPHPRVQLKMEVLWLKSQKIPHQKICQLAGISPNTLLTYLRDEQEGGIEKLKEINFYRPKSELEFQKETLKKYFEKNPPATINEAVYRIEELTGIKRSPTQVRKFLKSMGMKCLKVGSLPSKADPDEQEDYKEKKLEPRLNEAKEGKRAVFFVDAAHFVMGAFLGFVWCFERLFVKSPSGRKRFNVLGALNAITHEVILVTYETYITATQVCELRSKIAALGLMIPITLVLDNARYQKCKIVEELALSLSIELLYLPSYSPNLNLIERLWKLVKKKCLYGKYYENFSDFSSAIYECLNDAHLKHKKELDSLLTLRFQKFNKSQIMNV